Part of the Sinomonas atrocyanea genome is shown below.
CACCCAGTCAACCGACCCAGTGCGGCGCCCGCCCAGAGGAGAAGGTCACGGCACGGGGAATCGCTCCCAGGTCCCGGCCGGGGTGGTCACGGCCGTTGCCGAGCGGACCCCGTCCAGGATGGCCTCCCTGACGGCGTTGGCGGCGGCGACCTGCACGGACATGAGGCCGACGACGCGCCCCGCTTCCGAGGAGCGGTCCAGCTCGATGGCCCGCGTGGACACGCCGAAGACCGTGTCCCCGTCCACGAGGGTGTGGCTCGGGTCCAGGGCGCGGGCCAGGCCCGAGTGCGCGGCCGTGGCCAGGCGCTTGCATTCTGCGGGGGTCAGGGAGGCGTTCGTCGCCACGACCACGAGCGTCGTATTGAGGGGGCCCGGCGCCCCGGACGCCCCGGTGCGTCCGGAGGCGCGTCCGGAGCCACCGCCCTCACCGGCCGAGGCCGCCTCCTGCGCAATCTCGGCCTCCCCCTCGGCCGGGGGCGCCGCCACCACGGCCCCCGGGAACACCGGCACCCCGGCGGCGTTCACCACGGCGAGCGCCCCGACCACGATCCCCTCGGGCAGGACCACCGGCGCACCCCCGGGCGGTCCGGGCACGGGGCCGTCCGGCAGGCGCACCGATGCCATCCCCACGCCGCCCTTGTACAGGGCCCTGCCCACCGCCGCCCCGGTGCCGGCGCCGACGCAGCCGCGGAGCCCGCCGTCGGGCGCGTCCTCGAGCCCCACGCACGCGGCCGCCGCCTCGAAGCCCATCGCAGCGTCGGGCCGCGCGGCGAAGTCCCCGCCCCGGCCGAGGTCGAAGATCACCGCGCCGGCGACGATCGGCACCACGCCGCCCACCACGGGGTGCCCCTGGCCCTGCTGCTCGAGCCACAGCTGCACGCCGCTGGCCGCCGCGAGCCCGTACGCGCTCCCCCCGCACAGGGCGATCGCATCGACGGTCTGCACGAGGGTGGACGGGTCGAGGGCATCGGTCTCAATCGTGCCCGGGCCACCGCCGCGGACATCGACCCCGCCGGCGCTGCCGGGAGGGAGCACGACGGCGGTCACCCCGCTCAGCCATCCGTCGTCCGTGCGCTGGGCGTGGCCGACCCGGAGGCCGGGGACATCGAGAAGGGAATCCATGGGCCCATTCAACGCCCGCTCCTGCCCCCGCTCAACGGCGGGTACCCTACGCCCCGGCGCGGCCGTTGGGTGTGGCGCACGCCACTCATTACGCTAACGCAGTGTGAACTCTTGGATACACGGAACGGAATTTGCTGGGGGTGGGGGCAAATTCCGGTCAGGGCCCCCGCTGGGCCGTGGTCCACTACTACGCGGGGGTTTCACGCCCATACCCCAGATCTTGAAGGAATGCTTGTCAATGTCCCATCCCGCTTGCAGGATTCATCCATGAGCGAGTCGACCTTGGAGCGTCACCAGGGCGCCTCCTCCCCATCCCGTCCCGAGCGCAGGCGCCGCCGCTTCTCCGGCCGCAGCCGCCGCGACTTCTTCGTCTTCCTCGCGTTCGCGCTGCCGAACCTGGTCCTCATCGCCGTGTTCACCTACCGGCCCCTGTTCGCGAACCTCCAGTACTCGTTCCTCGACTGGACCCTCGGGTCCAAGACGGCCCGGAACATCGGCTTCGAGAACTACGCGACGTTCTTCGGCAGCGACGACGCCCCGCGCGTCCTCGGCACCACCGCGATCTTCACGGTGCTCACCGTGGGCCTGTCCATGGTGCTCGGCCTCCTCGTCGCGCTCGCGCTGAACGCCAAGGTCCGTGGCACCACGTTCGCCCGGTCGGCAGTGTTCGCCCCCTACGTCCTCTCGGGCGTGGGCGTGGGCCTGGTGTGGATGTTCATCTTCGACCCCGGCTACGGCGCCCTTGCCTGGTTCCTTCGCACGTTCGGCGTCGCGAGCCCGCAGTGGTTCAACGACCCGCAGCTCGCGCTGACCATGGTGATCATCGTCTACATCTGGAAGAACCTCGGCTACTGCGCGGTCGTGTACCTCGCGGGCCTGCAGTCCCTCCCGGGCGACGTCATGGAGGCCGCCGCGATCGACGGCGCCGGGGCGACCCGCCGTTTCCTGAGCATCAGCCTCCCGCTGCTCTCCCCCACCACGTTCTTCCTGCTCATCACCACGATCCTCTCGAGCCTCCAGGCGTTCGACCTCATCCGCATCATGACCCCGCTCGGCAACGGCACGAGCACGCTCATCTACGAGGCGTACATGCAGGCGTTCGGCTCCTACAACCGGGCCGGCTACTCGGCGTCGATCTCGGTGATCCTGTTCGTGATCCTGCTCGTGATCACGGTCGTGCAGATCCGCTTCGTCGAGAGGAAGGTGCACTACGCATGACCGCCCCCGCACCCGTCACCGTCACGGAGACCGCCGGCGAGCCCGAGCGCCCCCGCCCGTTCTCGTCCCAGAACCTGGTCCGCACCATCGCCGGCGGCTACGTTCCGCTCATCATCGCCACGCTCATCGTGGCGCTGCCCCTGCTGTGGATGGTCGTGAGCTCGTTCAAGACCCCCGGCGAGATCGTCACGACAGACCTCAAGGTCCTCCCCCAGTCGGTCAACCTCGACAACTACAAGACGGCGATGACCACGGTCCCGTTCGCGCGGTTCTTCCTCAATTCGACGATCGTCACGGCGGTCGGAGCGGTCGTGAAGGTGACCCTCGCCATCATGACCGCCTACGCACTCGTGTTCGTGCGCTTCCCGTTCAAGAACATCGTCTTCATCCTGATCCTTGTGGCGCTCATGGTGCCCTCCCAGGTCGCGATCCTGCCCAACTACGTGCTCATCGCGAGCATCGGCGGGAAGAACACCCTGTGGGGCATCATCCTGCCCGGCCTCGGCACGGCGTTCGGCACCTTCCTGCTGCGCCAGCACTTCATGACCCTGCCGGGCTCGATCCTCGAGGCCGCCGAGATCGACGGCGCGGGCCACTGGAAGCGGCTCTGGAGCATCGTGGTGCCGGTCTCGGTGCCCTCGATCGCCACTGTGGCGCTCGTGACGATCGTCTCCGAGTGGAACGACTACATCTGGCCGCTCATCATCACGGACAAGCCCGAGGTCATGACCCTCCCGGTGGGGCTGACCCTCCTGCAGAACTCCGAGAGCGGCACCGGCTCCTGGGGCATCCTCATGGCCGGCGCGGTCCTCGTGATCGTGCCCGTCCTCGTCATCTTCGCCATGCTCCAGCGCTACATCGTCGCCGGCCTCACCCAAGGCTCGGTCACCGGGTAGCGGACCGCTCCATCACCTTCCAGCACCTACGAAAGGCACAAGCAATGGCATTCCGACTCGATCGTCGGCACTTCCTCGGCCTCGCCGGCGCCAGCGCGTCCGTAGCGGCCCTCGCCGCGTGCGGCGGCCCCGACACCTCCGGCAGCAGCGCGAGCTCCGCGGTCGCCGACATCGACTTCAAGGACGTCAAGCCGGCGGCGTCGATCGACTTCTGGTCCAGCCACCCGGGCAAGTCCGAGGACATCGAGAAGCAGCTCGTGGCGAAGTTCGAGGCCGCGAACCCGGGCATCAAGGTCAACCTCGTCACGGCCGGGGCCAACTACGAGGAGATCGCCCAGAAGTTCCAGACCGCGCAGGCCGCGAACTCGGGGCTGCCCGGCGTCGTGCTGCTCTCCGACGTGTGGTGGTTCCGCTACTACATCAACGGCAACATCATCCCGATGGACTCCGCGATCAAGCAGCTG
Proteins encoded:
- a CDS encoding P1 family peptidase, whose product is MDSLLDVPGLRVGHAQRTDDGWLSGVTAVVLPPGSAGGVDVRGGGPGTIETDALDPSTLVQTVDAIALCGGSAYGLAAASGVQLWLEQQGQGHPVVGGVVPIVAGAVIFDLGRGGDFAARPDAAMGFEAAAACVGLEDAPDGGLRGCVGAGTGAAVGRALYKGGVGMASVRLPDGPVPGPPGGAPVVLPEGIVVGALAVVNAAGVPVFPGAVVAAPPAEGEAEIAQEAASAGEGGGSGRASGRTGASGAPGPLNTTLVVVATNASLTPAECKRLATAAHSGLARALDPSHTLVDGDTVFGVSTRAIELDRSSEAGRVVGLMSVQVAAANAVREAILDGVRSATAVTTPAGTWERFPVP
- a CDS encoding carbohydrate ABC transporter permease, whose amino-acid sequence is MSESTLERHQGASSPSRPERRRRRFSGRSRRDFFVFLAFALPNLVLIAVFTYRPLFANLQYSFLDWTLGSKTARNIGFENYATFFGSDDAPRVLGTTAIFTVLTVGLSMVLGLLVALALNAKVRGTTFARSAVFAPYVLSGVGVGLVWMFIFDPGYGALAWFLRTFGVASPQWFNDPQLALTMVIIVYIWKNLGYCAVVYLAGLQSLPGDVMEAAAIDGAGATRRFLSISLPLLSPTTFFLLITTILSSLQAFDLIRIMTPLGNGTSTLIYEAYMQAFGSYNRAGYSASISVILFVILLVITVVQIRFVERKVHYA
- a CDS encoding carbohydrate ABC transporter permease; this translates as MTAPAPVTVTETAGEPERPRPFSSQNLVRTIAGGYVPLIIATLIVALPLLWMVVSSFKTPGEIVTTDLKVLPQSVNLDNYKTAMTTVPFARFFLNSTIVTAVGAVVKVTLAIMTAYALVFVRFPFKNIVFILILVALMVPSQVAILPNYVLIASIGGKNTLWGIILPGLGTAFGTFLLRQHFMTLPGSILEAAEIDGAGHWKRLWSIVVPVSVPSIATVALVTIVSEWNDYIWPLIITDKPEVMTLPVGLTLLQNSESGTGSWGILMAGAVLVIVPVLVIFAMLQRYIVAGLTQGSVTG